The Bacteroidetes bacterium SB0662_bin_6 genomic sequence TCCAGACGCCGTACGGGCGTGGACAGGCGCAGCCGGTCGCCCAGGGCATCGGAGAGAGCCTCCGGCAATTGCCCAAGACCTTTCCTGAAAGAAAACATGCCGCTCGCCATCCGGCTTTTCTTATCCTTACGCCCTCGAAGCAGCGCCCGTACGATAGACCCTGACTCCTGCTCCATACGCCAGATGCCCGGAAAGGCGTGGCGGATCGCAAGACGTTTCGGATCCCCTCCGTAGACCCCCGCGACCAACGGATCCATGCCATAGTCCAGCGCCTCGGGTCCGAAACGCCTGCGTGCAAAATCGGCCACGCTTTCCTCTTCAGTCGGACGGGACCTGGGTATAAGGGGTTCACGAAGGGCCCGTCGTTGGGCACGAGCGGAAAACAGGGAGTTTGTAACAAGATCGGCCGGGGAATTCGGTGCGGCAACCGGCTTTCCGTCCCGTACGATATATCTCTTTCGGGCGGTTTTTGAGGCGGGAAGGCGATCCGGTTCCAGGCCGGTATCGCGAATGAGCACGTCAAGGACCGGATTCGCCGCCTGAATGGTGGTGGGTCCGAATTCGACAAGGAATCCCTCGATGCGCTCCGTACCGATTACCCCGCCTGTCTGTGCCTGTGCCTCGAACACGACGGGCTCTTCACCGGCCAGACGCAGCCGAAAAGCAGCTGTCAGCCCGGCAATTCCTGCTCCTATTACCGCCACGCGCATCGTTCAAAGGTGTCTTGTGTGTTTGTCGCGTCAAAAAATAGTATTATAAGCGATCTCCTGCCCGTATACAGGGCAGAAATGCGGTCGTGTTTTCGTTCCTGTCTATCACCTCAGGTCGTATCTGCACGGATACCGCGTAAAACGTATCGACTTCCCATACCGCCATGCTGACGATCAAGAATCTTTTTGTGCTGTTTCACGTCGTTACCGCCGCCGGATGGTTTGGCATCGCAATCCTTCTGGGCCGCATTGCCCGGGCCGCTGCGGTTTCGTCTTCCGGCGACGCCGTGCGCGAGATAGGAGCCAAGGCCGTAAGCCTCACCGGCATATTCGCCGTGCTTACGTTCCTGTTCGGGCTTGCCGCGTTTTTGATCGGGGGAGGATTCGGAGCGTACGGGCCGGAATATCACACGAGCCTGCTGTTCATGCTGGTTCTGGTGGGCATCCAGTTCTTTGTGATACGCCCTGCCTGGGGAACCGTGGCCGCGGATGGGGACGAAGAGACCCGGCAAGCGGCTCGCAAGCGACTTGCCATGAGCGTCGGCGCCGGGCACCTCATTTGGCTGTTCGTGCTCGTGCTTATGCTGGCGCGGTATTATCCGGTGATGTGACTAGGGTTTTGCTTTCCGCACCCCCTGTTTCTATGGCGCCTTAGCTTGGCTACCTGTTCGCCTCCCTCATCGCCTCCAATTCCTCAACCGTCCAGGGTTCCGCGCGGTCCGCTACGGTTTCCCGCACCTGCGCTACCGTTTCGGGCGTGATTTCTGTGCCGTCGTTGCCCCATTCCGTGCGGATATAGGTGAGAAGGGCTGCCATCTCTTCGTCGTTCAGAAAACTTCCCCAGGGCGGCATCGCGCCGGTGTACACCATGCCATTCACTTCGATTTCCCCGGTCATCCCGTTCAGGATGATCCGGATGAGTACTCCCTCATCGCCCGTTACCCAATCGGTTCCGGTGAGCGGAGGAAATACGCCCGGCACGCCGCCCCCGTTCATCTGGTGGCATGACATGCAGCGTGTCAGGTAAATTTCGGCTCCGTCCTGCAGGGAAGAGATCGGATCGGGATGCGCTTTGCTTTCGGAATATTCCGTCGCCGGGCCTGTGTGATCGGACGGCGCCGGGCGATCCATAAAAACGGCGCCTGAAACGACCAGTCCGATGAGGCCGGCCAGGAACAGGGCTGCAAGTTTCTTGTGTCGGGAGGAGGGACCGGGGCGATGCATGAGCTGCCGGGAGCGGTTTTTATGCTCTGTTTCTGTAATGCGATCGGCAAAGGGATTCATTCTTCCGAAGAACTGGTCGGGTTGTTTGGTATCCAGCGGTATCTCGTGAGGCGGGAATTCGGGCCCGGATCCCAGAAGCCGTCAAATTCCGCCACGTAAATGCTGCCGTCCGGTCCGGTTTCTATGGAAATGGGGGCCGTCCGTGTCAGCACATCGAATGTCTTGATGTTCAGCAGGCGCCTGGCGGGAATTTCAAGGGCCAGGGGAGTGTTTTTCACACTCTGTTCTACATCGCTTCTGAAGATGCTATCGCTGACATGCCCCCACTTGATCCACCGTCTCGACCAGTCGTAGACAAAGAGTCCGTTTTGCACGAGGTCGGGGAAGGCGCCTTCGCCTTCATGCCGGTAGATGGGGCCGACGGTAGCCGATCGCCCGCCCGATTCATAGGTGTATTCCCAGATGGGGGGTACGAAATTCGGAATATGCTCGGGCGTGATTTCGTTGTAGAACAGTCTGCCCATATTACGGGGCCACCCGAAATTTTCGCCGCCTTTTTCCGAAATGTTATACTCGTCATAGTCGTACCCTGCATCGGGGCCCACAACGCCGATGTACAGAGCGCCCGTTTCGTGATCGACCTTGAATCGATACGGATTACGCAGGCCGTACGCGTAGATTTCCCACCGCACGCCGGGTTCGCCGAAGAAGGGGTTGTCCTTCGGAATGGAACCGTCCTTATGAATCCGCAGAATTTTTCCGCGCAGGTCCTGGAGATTTTGCGCACTGCGTTCCGAGTCCACCAGGCGGGTCCAGTGTATCCGGGACAAATCGTGGCGGGCCATGAAGTCATCGATGCGTTCCTGGGATATTTCCCATTGAGGGCGTACTTCGGACATGCCTGTATCCCCTGTAGACAGGTACAGGGACCCATCCGGGCCCCACTCGATGTCGCCGCCCTGGTGGCAGCACTGGGGCTCCGTAGGTACGCGCAGCAGCACCTCTTCGCTGGCCATGTCCAATGCGCCGTCCTTGTACGTAAACCGCGAGAGCGTGTTGATGAATGTCTTCTGCTCGGTGTAGTACAGATAGATATACGGATCGCCTTCGTAGAATGCCGGGTCGACCTCGATGCCTAACAGGCCATGTTCGACATTGGTCGGATCGGTGGTGTCGAGGTGTGCAATCTGCCGGATTTCGCCCGTTTCGGCGTCGTAGCGGTGTATCCTGCCGCGCAATTCGACGATCCAGACATGGCCCTTCTCGTCCACTGCAATATCATCGGGCCATATGTCTTCGGCGAGCACTTCATAGGTCCGCTTTCCACCTCCCATATCGGCGGGGAGACGCCCGGCGGCAATTCGCATGCCCTGTAGCAGATGCTGCATGAACGCGGGCGTGGTCCAGACATCCTCGAAATGCCCGAGCTTGGTGTAGAAGACGCGTCCGCCGTCGTACTCCTGGAGCCATGAAATCGGGTAGTCGTTAGCGAGGATGCTTGCCGGTCCTTCTTCAATACCGACGCTTCGCATGTCGAGGGAAGCCAGCACATGGACGTTCCAGCGCGGATTTTCATCGAGGACGTATATCTCGTCGTGTATCTGGAAACCGTCCCCGAAGTGGGCCACGGCGGGATTCTCCGGATCTTCTATTTTGATGCGGACGGATTGTGTCCAGGGATGATTCTTGAACAGTCCGCCGCCGACCATATTCCGGTACCAGTCCCACCCGTACAACGCATCCAGCGCGGCATGCGCGCCGGCGATGCCTTTGCCCGAAGCGAGAAAGGTACGGATTGCTTCACGCTGATCTTCCGTCATGCCGTCGGGGACCGCCGTGTCCTCCGGGTTCAGGCGGGTAGCGGGCACGGGAAGGATGCCGTCCCCGAGACCGGAACGCCAGCGGGCATCGAATGCGTCGGGCGTCAGCTCGCCGGAAACGTAAATGTGTCCGTATGCTGATTGCGTATCGAAACTGAATTCCAGCATCGGCGGGTCGTACGTCAGATCCTCCAGCGGTATGGGAGGGGCGCCGGGAGCGGTCAGGATCGCGCCGGAAGGGCTGTCGCTGTCGAGGTTTTCAAAGGAGAAAGAGGCTTCCGCAGCGCCTTCAAGGGTCTGGAATGTGAATCCGTAGATTGCCGGTTCGGCTTCTTCTTCGCTTTCCTCGTCTTCTGCCTGGACGCGTAATGTCGAATTTGCGAACAGGAGCAGATCGTATCCGGCGAGATTTTCGTCGTTGAGAAGGGTAAGGTCTTCTGTGATATCGAAATCGAATTCGGTGGTCGCGGCGATCGCAGGCAACAATTCCTTGATGGTTTCGATGGAGCTGTGCCGGAATCCGTGCGTCGTCGTTATGGCAAGCACCCGAATGGGGGCGCGATCTTCGGATACGGCAAGATGTTGTGCGACCGTTTCAGGGTCGAGTTGTTCATTGATGGGCGGCGGGGCATCCGCATCCTGAGCATGTGCAGGGAACGCACGAGCCGTGCCGAGAAGACAAACGAGGAGCAGGAATATGCCGGGCAGGCGTGTCTTCATAGCGTATACGGTGTCTGTACGGTGGGGAAGTAGCGGGATGGGGCTAAGCAGCGCAGAAAAATGTCCGGCAGCGGGGTCAATTACCTGTGATTCCGGCGAAACCGGCATGCTGCAGGGCGGTCATAAGGCCGCCCTCCATGCGAACGGGTTCGATACTGCCGTTGCCGTTGGCGTCCACCCCCTGCATGCTTTTTTCAAGGAGGCCAACCATGTCTGCAGCATGGCTCCGCGCCATTGCCACATCGTCGCCATAGTCCGTTTTCAGGATATTCAGCGCCTGAGCGAATGCTTCGTGGAGCCAGCCCGTGTCCGCAGTGGACATCCAGAATTCGATGGGAGCATCCCATTCGTAGGTGAGATCTACTCGAGGTTGCCGTTCTCCTTTTGTGACACCGTCGTCGATTTTCATCCACCCGATCACATTGTTCAGGGAATGCACGACATGGGGGCCGTGCGTAACGATGGCCGGATCTGCCGATCCGCTCCGCATGTTGTTTTCGATGATGCGGCGGATGTGCCGCCCTCTGCCCACAATGCCAAGAAGCAAGGGGTCGTCGATAGCGGGCGTTTCCGATTCGTATCGTATGGCGAAGGCCCTGTCATAGTCGGCGAAGGCCACTTGCCAGCGAGTCATCCAGCCATGCATGTGGGCGGCTCCGGAGGCCTCTTCCTGCGTCAGGCCGGAGGGAATGCCCCAGACCGCTTCGAATACCTTGTCCGCATGCTCCTTAACCGCTTCGACGGTAGGCGCTTCGGCGGCCTGCCGTGCGGCCTCCAGCGCACCTGCTGTGAGATCATGGAGTTCGGTCAGGATCGGGCCGATGTCCTGTCCGGATGCCGCCAGGGAAGGTCCTCCGCAGAGCAGGATGGGCAGGAACCAGGCGAAAAAGCGACGAGCAAGGGATCGCGTAGGGCTTTTCATGGCAACTGAGTTCAGGCAGAGCGGATTAGAATCGTTGCAATTTATCGTGTACGAGCCGGTTATTTGTCGCGCTGTATGGTATAATCGACCAGACCGAGCATGGCGTTCCGCGCTTCTGTCGGGGGCATATCCTGGAGCAATTTGCGGGCCGTATCCGCGTGTTCGTGCATTTTTCGACGGGCATAGGCTATGCCGCCCCGGCGTTCGGCATAGGCATATATGGCCTGTCTGTCGTGGCGGTTCTGCTTTTTTTTACGGACAATGCGCAGAATCTCGCGTCGTTCTTTGGGGGCGGCTTCCGTCAGTGCGTGAATAAGCGGGAGCGTCATCTTCTTTTCCTGCAGGTCGATCCCGATGGGCTTGCCGATATCTTTGGCGCCGTAGTCGAAAAGGTCATCCCGTATCTGGAAAGCCAATCCGAGATGTTCGCCGGCTTCCTGCATGGTGTGCAATATGTCGCGGTCGGCCGAAGCGCTCAGGGCGCCGCATCCCATACAGGCTGCAATGAGCGAAGCCGTTTTGTCCGAGATAATCCGGAAGTAGGTTTTTTCGTCGATGTCGAGGCGGCGGGTCTTTTCGATCTGAAGCAGTTCCCCCTCACTCATGCGGCGTACCGCGTCGGAGAGTATATGAAGCACTTCGTAGTCCCCGTACCGGAGCGACAGCAACAGGCCGCGGCTGAGCAGAAAATCGCCGAAGAGGACAGCGATCTTGTTTTTCCAGAGTGCATTGATAGAGAAGGCGCTTCTCCGTCTTTCGGCGGTGTCCACCACATCGTCATGCACCAGGGTAGCGGTATGCATCAATTCGACCAGCGCTGCCGCCCTGTAGGTGGTTTCGGTGATGCCTCCACACATTTTCGCCGACAGAAGAACAAGTATGGGGCGAATCTCTTTGCCCTTCTGGCGCAGCATGTACCGCGTCACCTTGTCAAGCAGATTGGCGTCGGAATGTACGGAGTCTCGAAAGTACCGGCGGAAGACACCGAGTTCCTCATCGACTGTAGCGCGAATGTCCCGTAGCGTGCCGGGAATATCCCCGACGGCCGGCAGCGTATCGGAACGTTCGGGCAAGAGAGTATCCGTTTCCGGCATACAGAGATGAAATGCGAAGAGTTGCTGTGCGCTTATCCTGGGCGAAAGGTAACATATACGCCGATTTATTGCAGATGTTTGCCTGCTCTGCGGCAAGGAAACCGGGCTTTTGTGCGGGCAGGTGCGTGGCCTGTTGCCCTATCGCCCCGGACATGGTATTCCGGAAGGCACCATGCCTCGGCGGGGGCCATGCCGTGCGTTACCGGGTAATAATGATCGTGTCCGGCACAATGAACGCATCCGTGAAATGTCGGACAAGGACACTATGCAACGCCCGGGCTTCTTCGCGCGACAGAAAGTCCCCGACGCGAATGCGGTAATACGGCTGGCTGTATACGTTGTAGACAGGGAGTCCCTCGGGAAAAATATCCTCGGGCACAGCGCCTTCGTCATGCTGTCTTCGCCACCATGTCTGTATGTTTTCCTGTGCCTCTGTGGCTGCGTTGCGCTCTATGGACGAAAATATCTGTACCCGGAATCCCGGCACTTCCGATCGGAGACCCTCGGCAGCACGGCCTTCCATGAGGTGGGCCGGAACATCGTGTGTAATGGCCGCCAGCGTGTCGAGGGGGGTATCGGGATATAGGGCAGGATCAAAGTTTTCGTAGCGGGAAATATCGACAACCGGCGTCGGCACAGCGCGTACATCCACGGTAGTGCTTCTCTCGGAAGAAGCACAGCCCCCTGTGATCGTAATCAGCAGCACCACCGTGCCGTATCGCATCGCATTCATCCCTGTTTTCAGATTTCGGCCATCACGCTTGTTGTCCCGAATAAACATGCCCGTGGAATGACTTAAGGAAAAGTATGGTTCCTTGCTATACCGAAGATTTGCGCCGTTCGTTGACGCGTTTTATATTGGCAAATTGTTAGCGCGTTTTGTGGAGTAAATGTGTGAATATCTTACAGAGGTGTCCCGGTCCGGGTCATTGATTTGGTTTCATACCTGACAACACATTACGCATTATGTATTCCCTGTTCATCTACCTACCCTGATCATGGCATTTCGTACTTCCACGCTTTCCAAGGATGATGCACTGTCACAACTTGCATCCATGCGTTCGCGCAGCGGCAATAACCGTCCCGGCCGGCGGAGCAAGTATGCCGGCATATCCGAAAGAGCTGCTCTATTAACGGAAGATACCGTTCTCCGGGTGGTTATCCCCAAGAAGCAGGTACAACCCTTGAAGGCATACCTGATGAAACATCACGGGCGCATATTCACCGTCAAGACCGCGCCGAAAAGCGGAGAGGATGTGACCGCCTTCATTTTTCGCCAGGATTTACCGCCGAAACGGAGTTACGCGAAAAAGAAGTGAAGCGGAGTTCGCGAAACGGAGTTACGCGAAAAAGAAGTGAAGCGGAGTTCGCGAAACGGAGTTACGCGAAAAAGAAGTGAANNNNNNNNNNCGAAAAAGAAGTGAAGCGGAGTTCGCGAAACGGAGTTACGCGAAAAAGAAGTGAAAAGTTAACATACCCCGATTCCAATCCCATAACTTCGCATCTCATTAATTTTTCCAAATAGACAGTAAGGAGATCGAACAAATTCATCGAAGGATCTCTTCAAGCGCGGTGGCCGCATCGGTTTTCCGATCCCGGTACTTTACGATGACAGGGGTGTACAGCGACAGCCCATGCTGATCGGCGAAGCTTCCCGAAACGCTGCGTGCGCCCGGCGCCACGACCGCATTTTCGGGGATTTCGAGGATGTCTTGCTCGTTGCGTCCGATGATATTTTCCCGCACGAGGTCGTAGAGGCGGGTCGATCCGGTAAGCACAACCCCCGGTGCGAGCACGGCCCCTGCCCGGATAAGGCACCCCTCGTATACGCCGCATCCACCCCCGACGAACACATCGTCCTCAACGATGACGGGTACCGCCCCGACCGGTTCGAGTACGCCCCCGATCTGTGCTGCTGCCGATAAGTGGACGCGTTTGCCGATTTGCGCGCAGCTTCCCACGAGCGCATGGGAATCGATCATGGTGTTCTCGTCTATGTAGGCTCCCGTATTCACGTACATGGGCGGCATGCAAACGACCCCGGGGGCGAGGTAGGCTCCGGTTCGCACGGTGGAACCGCCCGGTACAATGCGCACCCGATGCGCGGCGTCGAAGGCCCTTGGCGGATACGTATCCTTGTCGAGGAACGAAAAAGGGCTGTTCGAATAGTCGGCGAGGATACCGATTCGAAAACCCAGCAGGATGGCGCGTTTTACCCAGGTATGCGTGGTCCATACGCCATCTTCGTTTCGTGACGCGGCGCGTACAATCCCCCGGTCAAGTGCTGCCAGCGTTTCATCTACGGCCTCCCGCGCGATGTCCGGCGGCGCCTCGTTCGCCTGCATACCGGCCAGTTCGTCGATGCGGATTTCGAGTTCGGAAGCAGTCATATACAGAAAGGAATCCCTGTAAGCATTTCGTGCAAGGCGGATTATGTGTTTGCAATGAGGCGGTGGGCTGTCCAGGCAGCTCCCACAATGCCCGCTTCATTTCTGAGTTCAGCAGTTAACAGATCGGCTTTCGTGTCGAGCAGATGCAGGAATTTTTCGCTCCGACTGGGCTTGCTGATGCCGCCCCCGAGGATGATCGTGTCGATATCCAGCAGGCGTTCGAGGTGGCTCAGGTATTCCTGCATGCGCACAGCCCAGGTTTCCCAATCCAGATTTTCCTCCTTGCGCACCCGGTCGGAGGCGTAGTGTTCAGCGACTCGGCCCCGCAGCCAGAAATGCCCGAATTCCGTGTTTGGGATCAGGGTATTGTCCACGAAGAGCGCCGACCCGATTCCTGTACCGATGGTAAGCATCAGGACGACGCCCTTCAGGCCGCGGCCTGCGCCGAAATGCATTTCCGCCAGAGCGGCGGCGTCGGCATCGTTAAGGATGACGAACGGCCGGCCGGAGGCTTTGGAAAAAAGCTTGGCGGCATTCGTGTCGATCCAGGAGTCACTGATGTTTGCGGCGGTGTGCGCCACGCCCCGCTTGACACGGGCGGGAATACCGCAACCGACCGGACCTTTCCAGCCGAAGTGATCCAGCATGGATACTACCACGGCGGCGACCTTTTTCGGCGAGGCTCCCTCCGGGGTCGGTATACGGAGGCGCTCTGTAGTGAGGCGACCGGTACGGACGTCTACCGGAGCGCCCTTGATTCCGGAACCGCCGATATCAATCCCGAAAATTTCCACGGTGGAATCGTATCTTGGCCTTACGGATGGATGAAGATGGGTGGATCCAGCGCTGTGAAGCGTCGTATCCTGTTCCCCTGCCCCATTTTAAGGGATGGCGGTGGTACCGGCAAGTCTCCCGGTCACAAACCCCCCGAATTCTTCAAGACATGCACACCGGCATGTATTTTTCGGACGACACCATTGCGGAAGTACGTGCGGCATCGGATATCGTCGATGTCGTGAGCGACTACGTGCGCCTGAAGAAGAAAGGCTCTAATTTTTTCGGATTGTGCCCTTTTCACGAGGAAAAAACGCCGTCATTCAGCGTGAATCCCGAATTGGAGATTTTTAAATGTTTTGGTTGCGGGGCGGGGGGCGATGTGTTCCGGTTCGTGATGGAAGTGGAAGGCATGTCGTTTCCGGAGTCGGTGCGCACCCTGGCGGAAAAAGCAGGTATCGAATTGCCGGAGGAGGGGGCAACCTCCCGCGAGCGAGCCGACGCCATGGAAGCGGTCTATGGCGCCCTCCGTTTCGCGGCCCGGTTCTTTTACGGACAATTGACCCAGGCCGATTCCGGCCGAAAGGCACTGGAGTATATGCAACGCCGCGGGTATTCGAACGCGATAATCAGGG encodes the following:
- a CDS encoding cytochrome c, producing MNPFADRITETEHKNRSRQLMHRPGPSSRHKKLAALFLAGLIGLVVSGAVFMDRPAPSDHTGPATEYSESKAHPDPISSLQDGAEIYLTRCMSCHQMNGGGVPGVFPPLTGTDWVTGDEGVLIRIILNGMTGEIEVNGMVYTGAMPPWGSFLNDEEMAALLTYIRTEWGNDGTEITPETVAQVRETVADRAEPWTVEELEAMREANR
- the hemG gene encoding protoporphyrinogen oxidase, producing the protein MRVAVIGAGIAGLTAAFRLRLAGEEPVVFEAQAQTGGVIGTERIEGFLVEFGPTTIQAANPVLDVLIRDTGLEPDRLPASKTARKRYIVRDGKPVAAPNSPADLVTNSLFSARAQRRALREPLIPRSRPTEEESVADFARRRFGPEALDYGMDPLVAGVYGGDPKRLAIRHAFPGIWRMEQESGSIVRALLRGRKDKKSRMASGMFSFRKGLGQLPEALSDALGDRLRLSTPVRRLERQGARWIVSGDCLLGGHEQTAWSESFDAVVYAAPLHALASIALPEGPSLKPLTNVVYAPLVVTAMGFRREHVGHPLDGFGMLVPGVERSIRILGTLFTSSIFSGISSASSTFQSDIARAPAGHVLLTTIIGGMRNPALASLPEKEAYDLVLGDLRRLLDISGEPVFRWHTSWKLAVPQYNIGYGKTLAAIERLEASWPGWFMAGNYRMGVSIGDAAKSGEEAARRCLL
- a CDS encoding polyprenyl synthetase family protein; amino-acid sequence: MPETDTLLPERSDTLPAVGDIPGTLRDIRATVDEELGVFRRYFRDSVHSDANLLDKVTRYMLRQKGKEIRPILVLLSAKMCGGITETTYRAAALVELMHTATLVHDDVVDTAERRRSAFSINALWKNKIAVLFGDFLLSRGLLLSLRYGDYEVLHILSDAVRRMSEGELLQIEKTRRLDIDEKTYFRIISDKTASLIAACMGCGALSASADRDILHTMQEAGEHLGLAFQIRDDLFDYGAKDIGKPIGIDLQEKKMTLPLIHALTEAAPKERREILRIVRKKKQNRHDRQAIYAYAERRGGIAYARRKMHEHADTARKLLQDMPPTEARNAMLGLVDYTIQRDK
- a CDS encoding SPOR domain-containing protein; this translates as MFIRDNKRDGRNLKTGMNAMRYGTVVLLITITGGCASSERSTTVDVRAVPTPVVDISRYENFDPALYPDTPLDTLAAITHDVPAHLMEGRAAEGLRSEVPGFRVQIFSSIERNAATEAQENIQTWWRRQHDEGAVPEDIFPEGLPVYNVYSQPYYRIRVGDFLSREEARALHSVLVRHFTDAFIVPDTIIITR
- a CDS encoding 2,3,4,5-tetrahydropyridine-2,6-dicarboxylate N-succinyltransferase is translated as MTASELEIRIDELAGMQANEAPPDIAREAVDETLAALDRGIVRAASRNEDGVWTTHTWVKRAILLGFRIGILADYSNSPFSFLDKDTYPPRAFDAAHRVRIVPGGSTVRTGAYLAPGVVCMPPMYVNTGAYIDENTMIDSHALVGSCAQIGKRVHLSAAAQIGGVLEPVGAVPVIVEDDVFVGGGCGVYEGCLIRAGAVLAPGVVLTGSTRLYDLVRENIIGRNEQDILEIPENAVVAPGARSVSGSFADQHGLSLYTPVIVKYRDRKTDAATALEEILR
- a CDS encoding ROK family protein, translated to MEIFGIDIGGSGIKGAPVDVRTGRLTTERLRIPTPEGASPKKVAAVVVSMLDHFGWKGPVGCGIPARVKRGVAHTAANISDSWIDTNAAKLFSKASGRPFVILNDADAAALAEMHFGAGRGLKGVVLMLTIGTGIGSALFVDNTLIPNTEFGHFWLRGRVAEHYASDRVRKEENLDWETWAVRMQEYLSHLERLLDIDTIILGGGISKPSRSEKFLHLLDTKADLLTAELRNEAGIVGAAWTAHRLIANT